TAACTTGCTCCTTCCTATCAATTTCTATTCATATTATAGCAAATAGCTTAACAATTAGATATAAAATGATAGTAAAGTTCGGAAATTGATAAATCATTTAAATAAATTCCACTGCCACGACAACCAAAAAAGAGCTGAGCCTTTTTAAATAAAAATTTAAAAGCACTGAGCTCTTTTAGTTATTCTGTTAAAATTTAATGGTCTTCAATAAAGCGTCTTGTAAATCAGATTCTATTTTTTCTAATTCAATCGCGGCTTCAGCGCGAGCTTTTTTCGCATTTTCTTGAATTTCTAAACTTTCTTCAATCGTTGTAATCAAATCTTCATTGACCTTTTTCAAGGTTTCAATATCGATGGTGCTTCGTTCAGACTCCTTGGTTACTTCTAAGGTATTTTGTTTCAAGCGTGCTGAGTTACGTTTAAGTAATTCATTCGTCGTATCCGAAACTTCTTTTTGCATTTCTAAGACACGACCTTGTTTTTCCATACCTAAAGCGATGACAACTTGTGACTTCCATAATGGGATAGTATTATTAATTGCATCAGTTACTTTATCAACAAGTAGTTTGTCATTATTTTGAATTAACTTAATTTGTGGAGCTGTTTGAATTGCCATCGTTTTTGAGGTTTTTAAGTCATAAATTTTCTTTTCAAATCGATTAATTGTTTCATTAAAATCATTCACGACTTGAACAGCCATGGAATCGCCACTGGCTTTTGCTTGTTCATATAATTTAGGTAACGTTTCGCCACGCATCTCAGCGATTTTCTCTTCACCTGCAACAATGTATAATTGCAATTCGTTAAAGTACTCAACATT
This window of the Fundicoccus culcitae genome carries:
- a CDS encoding toxic anion resistance protein codes for the protein MSEKNEVTLDSLMKNNLKAQAQIDPTEITAEVERQVETLSPEERMRVDEIKQSLNMQDSQLLSIYGSNSQKNLAQFSDQILTEIRSKDVGEIGSLMSDLMLKVRDLDIANIDEGGFLSKIPFLNNAKRSVEKYLAKYDVMESQIDKIQASLESGRMELLKDIGTFDKLYEKNVEYFNELQLYIVAGEEKIAEMRGETLPKLYEQAKASGDSMAVQVVNDFNETINRFEKKIYDLKTSKTMAIQTAPQIKLIQNNDKLLVDKVTDAINNTIPLWKSQVVIALGMEKQGRVLEMQKEVSDTTNELLKRNSARLKQNTLEVTKESERSTIDIETLKKVNEDLITTIEESLEIQENAKKARAEAAIELEKIESDLQDALLKTIKF